The Caldanaerobius fijiensis DSM 17918 DNA window TAGAGCACTGTACCATGACTTTTGCGGTGTCAGGTGTTTCTAGGGCATTATTGGCTCAATATACAAGGCATAGGATAGGTGTAAGTATTTCTGTACAGTCCCAGAGAGCAGTATCAGAGTCTTCGCAGAAAAACAAGGGGATTTTTGAGTATATAATGCCGGATAGCATAAAAGATAATGAGGATGCAAAACAAGTCTTTGAAAACGAGATAAAACGCATACAGGAATGTTATGATGCTCTTAAGGCCATGGGTATCAAGAATGAAGACGCGAGGTTTATTTTACCCAATGCTGCTTCCACCAATTTTGTTACAACTTTGAATTTAAGATCATTGATGGATGTATATCAAAAACGGGTTGTTGTACCGGGAGCACAATGGGAGATAAAGCAGATGTTAAAGCGTATGGCAGAACTTGTAGTGCAAAGAGAACCGTGGTTAAGCGAGTTTTTCAAAGATGAGGGATAAAATATGGACGAAGAATTCTACATTGGTGGAAAGAATGCTGTTGTAGAAGCTTTAAAAGCAAATAGTTTTATTGATAAACTGTATATAGCTGTTGGCGCTAAAGGCCAGATAATAGACGAAATCATAAAATTAGCTAGGGAAAAAGGAATACCAGTGCAACTGGTTAGCAGGGACAAATTAGATGAGTTCTATGCAGGCAAACATCAAGGCGTTGTTGCCAAGACTCCTCCTTATGTATATAAAGAAGTGGATGATATTCTGGCTATAGCTAAAAATAAAGGGGAACATCCTTTTGTCATCATACTCGACGGCATACAGGACCCTAATAATTTAGGTTCTGTATTGAGGACGGCTGATGCTTGCGGGGCTCATGGGGTTATCATTCCCAAAAACAGAGCGGTTGGTATTACTCCTGGAGTTATCAAGGCATCGGCCGGAGCTATTCAGTATGTTTCTGTAGCAAGAGTTACAAATATAACGAGGACATTAAAAGAGCTAAAAGATGTAGGGCTCTGGATAATAGGAGCAGATATGGATGGTGCTATAAACTATTGTGATGCTGACTTCAAAGTGCCTGTAGGTCTTGTCATAGGCAGCGAAGGATATGGCATAAGCAGGCTTGTAAAAGAGAATTGTGATATTTTAGTAAAAATACCTATGGTAGGTAAAATAAATTCGCTAAATGCTTCTATAGCATCAGCAATATTAATGTACGAAGTGTTGAGGCAGAGGAACTTTTGAAGGGTGTTAGAATGAATGAAGTACTTTTCGTGGATGGATATAACATAATAAATGCGTGGCCGGAATTGAAAGACTTAAGTAAGGCGAATCTTGAGCTGGCAAGGCAGGAGCTCATCAACATGATGGTAGAATATAAGGCATACAAAGGTATAGAGGTTTTTGTGGTCTTTGATGCCTTATACGTCAAGGGAGCCGCAAATCGCACAGAGATGTATAAAGGAGTCCATGTGGTGTTTTCAAAATATGGTGAGACGGCTGATCATTATATAGAAAAAAATATCGCCAAATATATAAAGAACAACTGTATAGTAAAGGTGGCCACATCGGATTGGGTAGAACAACAGGTGATAATGGCTCAGGGTGCCATAAGGGTATCTGCTTCTGAACTAAAAGAAGAGTTAAAGAGGTTTAAAGAAAGTATATCAAGAGAAATCAATAGAGGACACGATACCAATACCGTATGGGATAATGTGTCGCCGGATGTGTTGGAAAAATTAAAAAAAATGCGGAATAGAAACTGATGTTCACTTGACTATTTTATGATAACAAATATAATATAAACTGTGGTCATGTATTGTCCTGCCTATAATTCTACTGGAGGCGATATCCTTGAGGTGCGAAGCCCAAAATGACGAAATAAATTTGAACGGTGAAGAACTGGATGAAGACATGGTATTAAAGGCTCAAAAAGGTGATAAAAAAGCATTTGAAAAACTGTTTAATAAATATAGCGGTGTGGTAAAAGCTAAAGCCAGAGCCTATTTTCTCATCGGAGCAGAAAAAGAAGATATAATACAGGAGGGAATGATAGGTCTTTTTAAGGCAATACGCGATTTTAAGGTGGACAAGCTAACTTCATTTAGAGCATTTGCTGAGATGTGTATAACAAGGCAGATAATAACAGCTATAAAGACGGCAACGAGACAAAAACACCTGCCGTTAAATTCATATGTTTCTCTTAATAAGCCTGTATATGAGGAAGAGTCAGAGAGGACATTATTGGATTTGATTGCGGAGGAAAAGGTTTGCGACCCTGAAGAGCTTTTGATCAGCAGAGAGGAATACCGCGGCATCGAGAGTAAATTGAATGAAATTCTCAGTGATTTAGAGAGCGAGGTATTGTCATACTATTTGCAAGGAAAATCGTATCAAGAAATAGCTGTAGGAATGGATCGACATGTGAAATCTATTGACAATGCTCTTCAGAGAGTAAAGAGGAAACTTGAGAAGTACCTTGAAGAGAGATCAAAATAGCCAGATTATTACTTATGTATTGACATTATTGCAAAAAAGTTATATACTATTACCTGTGACGCCCATGTAGCTCAGTCGGTAGAGCGTCGCCTTGGTAAGGCGGAGGTCACCGGTTCAAGTCCGGCCGTGGGCTCCATTTATATATTTTTAATAATTTTTATATTATGATACGCCCGGATGGGTTTATTTTATAAGTTGATAGGAGGAAAAGAGATGGCAAAAGCACGTTATGAGAGAACGAAGCCCCATGTAAATATAGGGACGATAGGGCATGTTGATCATGGGAAGACGACATTAACAGCGGCCATAACAGCGGTATTAGCGACGCAGGGCAAGGCCGTAAAGACAGCATATGATGAGATAGACAAGGCGCCAGAGGAGAAGGCGAGAGGAATAACGATAAACACAGCGCACGTAGAGTATGAGACAGAGAGCAGGCATTATGCGCACGTAGATTGTCCTGGGCATGCCGACT harbors:
- the thyX gene encoding FAD-dependent thymidylate synthase produces the protein MEVKLLTATPDFLKVIWVAARTCKSHKTPYELWQEEPLEADMLRLARNIINSGHLSILEHCTMTFAVSGVSRALLAQYTRHRIGVSISVQSQRAVSESSQKNKGIFEYIMPDSIKDNEDAKQVFENEIKRIQECYDALKAMGIKNEDARFILPNAASTNFVTTLNLRSLMDVYQKRVVVPGAQWEIKQMLKRMAELVVQREPWLSEFFKDEG
- the rlmB gene encoding 23S rRNA (guanosine(2251)-2'-O)-methyltransferase RlmB — its product is MDEEFYIGGKNAVVEALKANSFIDKLYIAVGAKGQIIDEIIKLAREKGIPVQLVSRDKLDEFYAGKHQGVVAKTPPYVYKEVDDILAIAKNKGEHPFVIILDGIQDPNNLGSVLRTADACGAHGVIIPKNRAVGITPGVIKASAGAIQYVSVARVTNITRTLKELKDVGLWIIGADMDGAINYCDADFKVPVGLVIGSEGYGISRLVKENCDILVKIPMVGKINSLNASIASAILMYEVLRQRNF
- a CDS encoding NYN domain-containing protein, with product MNEVLFVDGYNIINAWPELKDLSKANLELARQELINMMVEYKAYKGIEVFVVFDALYVKGAANRTEMYKGVHVVFSKYGETADHYIEKNIAKYIKNNCIVKVATSDWVEQQVIMAQGAIRVSASELKEELKRFKESISREINRGHDTNTVWDNVSPDVLEKLKKMRNRN
- the sigH gene encoding RNA polymerase sporulation sigma factor SigH → MRCEAQNDEINLNGEELDEDMVLKAQKGDKKAFEKLFNKYSGVVKAKARAYFLIGAEKEDIIQEGMIGLFKAIRDFKVDKLTSFRAFAEMCITRQIITAIKTATRQKHLPLNSYVSLNKPVYEEESERTLLDLIAEEKVCDPEELLISREEYRGIESKLNEILSDLESEVLSYYLQGKSYQEIAVGMDRHVKSIDNALQRVKRKLEKYLEERSK